From a single Nicotiana tomentosiformis chromosome 2, ASM39032v3, whole genome shotgun sequence genomic region:
- the LOC138904951 gene encoding uncharacterized protein produces the protein MDTGVPSGSKGPEEVLIKPSLLYKPKEGEILLVYLTVSEVAISAVLVQEDEANFIVLQASVLHHERFLRYRLDISQLEFELKEQVRQKDMYRSLSEQQNEDLKDLLILQAELEKAQKEASTLKWEHADLVEKVKVFEAKNEQLVMETNNTTLQVQQKIDLIDRLLAEMDEKEVEKAKLASVENQLRVVKDKVDKWSQLNDDLRAQLSSAITERDSLGREYAALRSKLDMTSTDAEEIMSQYKDDLEAAETHLRTKTEYIKRLSRRETLEEIHARGFDLSTEIEEARRLEEKELYEPECPEGSGGSEASDGSGGESGPDEDKV, from the exons atggacaccggagtgccaTCAGGCTCTAagggacctgaagaagtacttatcaagcctTCATTGCTTTataaaccaaaagaaggtgaaatatTACTAGTCTACCTCACGGTTTCAGAAGTTGCgataagtgcagttttagtccaGGAGGACGAAG CTAACTTCATTGTTTTACAAGCTTCAGTGCTTCACCATGAAAGATTCCTCCGATATCGCTTGGATATTAGccaactcgagttcgagctcaaagaaCAGGTTCGACAAAAGGACATGTACAGGTCTCTTAGTGAGCAACAGAATGAGGATCTTAAAGACCTCTTGATTCTCCAGGCCGAGCTGGAGAAAGCTCAGAAGGAGGCATCAACACTGAAATGGGAACACGCCGACCTGGTTGAgaaggtaaaggtctttgaagctAAAAACGAGCAGCTAGTCATGGAGACTAATAACACAACTttgcaggtccaacagaagatagACCTGATCGACCGGCTGCTGGCTGAGATGGATGAG AAGGAAGTGGAAAAGGCGAAGCTGGCATCGGTCGAGAACCAACTTCGGGTGGTAAAGGATAAAGTTGATAAATGGTCTCAGCTGAATGATGATCTTCGAGCACAGCTGAGCTCGGCCATCACGGAACGGGATTCTCTCGGAAGAGAATATGCGGCACTGAGGTCCAAATTGGATATGACTTCTACTGATGCCGAGGAAATAATGTCCCAGTACAAGGACGATTTGGAGGCAGCCGAGACCCACTTAAGGACGAAGACTGAATATATAAAGCGGTTATCCCGgagagagaccctcgaagagattcacgctcgaggttttgatctATCGACGGAGATTGAAGAAGCTAGGAGGCTCGAGGAAAAGGAACTCTACGAGCCCGAGTGTCCCGAAGGTTCTGGAGGTTCCGAGGCCTCCGACGGTTCTGGCGGCGAGTCGGGTCCCGATGAAGACAAGGTGTAG